From one Flavobacteriales bacterium genomic stretch:
- a CDS encoding phosphatase PAP2 family protein produces MLFSVVPLASTAQTAHGLQLGRELAFAGAGLGVNGIGLLLRHMNSPKPAPGINMERVPAIDRWSTQQWQPGAHRASNVLFLGAVTASFAGGFVLQGSDRPFDAAAITAESFLLTSGLTSIAKELVRRPRPYRFNPDVPDAMHHPREDFVSFWSGHAANTAAVGFSMAALVQRSDASPGMKGAVWAGALAAPLCMGYLRMRAGKHFLTDVFVGALVGTAVGLAVPYFHRESESYKVP; encoded by the coding sequence TTGCTCTTTTCCGTGGTCCCGCTCGCCTCAACCGCTCAGACCGCTCACGGCCTGCAGCTGGGGCGCGAGCTGGCATTCGCAGGCGCTGGCCTGGGCGTGAACGGCATCGGCCTGCTGCTGCGCCACATGAATTCACCGAAGCCTGCCCCAGGGATCAACATGGAGCGCGTGCCTGCGATCGACCGATGGAGCACACAGCAATGGCAACCGGGGGCGCACCGCGCCAGCAACGTGCTATTCCTTGGTGCGGTCACAGCTTCCTTCGCAGGTGGTTTCGTGCTGCAAGGCAGCGATCGCCCCTTCGACGCAGCCGCCATCACGGCTGAGAGCTTCCTGCTCACCTCCGGGCTCACGAGCATCGCCAAGGAACTGGTGCGCCGGCCCCGGCCCTATCGCTTCAACCCGGACGTGCCGGACGCCATGCATCACCCACGTGAGGATTTCGTGAGCTTCTGGAGCGGCCATGCAGCCAACACCGCCGCCGTTGGATTCAGTATGGCCGCGCTCGTGCAGCGCTCCGATGCATCGCCAGGGATGAAAGGCGCGGTCTGGGCTGGAGCTTTGGCTGCGCCCCTCTGCATGGGCTATCTGCGCATGCGGGCCGGCAAGCATTTCCTCACCGATGTGTTCGTAGGCGCGCTGGTCGGCACTGCCGTGGGATTGGCGGTCCCCTACTTTCACCGCGAATCTGAATCATACAAAGTACCATGA